Genomic DNA from Labilibaculum sp. DW002:
AGAACATTATTTGTGCGTTCAGATTTTAGATAGACTTCTACAAAAGAACCAGCATACAAATCAGCTGTTAAATCCAATTCGAAATACAAAGGAGTTGTGTAGTCTTCTTCATGAATGTCTTTTCCATAAGCTATCAATCTACCGTTCAGATCTTCTGTGTTAAATATCTCATCACGATAAGGAAGTCTGAAGTTGGCAGATTTAATACTTGCCAAATGCTTTAGGTGCTTTTGGTAAACATCTGCCTTTAATAGTAGTTTTGAACCCTGATCAACCTTTGCCAAAACAGTTCCTTTTTCGACATATTGGCCTTCTCGAACATAAACAGCACAAATAAAGCCGGTAACTGGCGAGTTGATTTTTAAGCCATTGGCATTGTAGCCTTTGTTGATGCTATTAAATCTTACTTCAGCATTTTCAAAATTACTTTTGGCTTCGATGAATTCTTTCTCCGAAACAATTTGGTCTTCGCGTAAGGTTCTGGTTCTTTCGAATTCAGATTTAGCCTTGGTTAAATCCGTTTTAGCTTTTGTATATTCTGTCGAGATATTGTTTCCGGCTAACTCTTTTCCTGATAAAATGAAAATTGGTGTATTTTTCTTTATTGTTTTACCAGCAAGAATATCGTTCGATTGAAAATGAACAATTCCATTACTTTTTGCTACAATTTGCTTTTCCATGTTCACAGCAGGTAGAAGAGTTCCTGTTGTTTTAATAACTTCTTGGAAGGGAGTTTTTTGAGCTTCCGAAGTTGCAAAATCAATTTTCCAGGCTTGTTCTTTTAGAAAAGTTATTCCTTCGTCTTCCGCAGGTTTGTTTGCATCTGCTTCAGCATGATCTTTATAAACACGAATGTTTTTTGCTGTGAAACGTTCCTTTCCATATTTTGATTCAATATCGAATACTAAGGTGTAAACGCCAGCTTCTTTGGCTTGAATGCTTGGCGTAAATATTCCATCTCGTGCAGGGGCTTCAATTGTTTGGCGAACTCCCTTTTTCCCTTTTATCAGGCTAACTGTAAATTTACCTTCGGTGTAGGGTTTATACGATTCCAGATTGGTTAGGTGAGCAAGGAATTTAGTCGAATGACCCAACATCATGGTTGGAAATTCTACAAAAAGCTCTGTGCTTTCATTAAATAAAGTCAAGCTCTCTGTGGCATGATCTTCGTGGGCTTCTGCTCCCGCTGAATGATCATGTCCTTCGTGACCTGCATTGGAATTGCCCGCAGACTGACAGGCTGCTAATAGGATTGTTAAGCAAAAGCTTATCCAGATATATCTTCTCATTTTAGTTTTTTTTGTGATAATAACTCAAAATATCAATACCAAATGATGCAAGCACTAAACCTGTTTAAGGCTTAGTGGTCGCTCTATTTCTTAATGTTGGTGATCGTGACCATGTTCGTGGTCATGATCATGTTTTGCATCAGCATCATGAGCTTCATTTGCAGTTGAATCAACCGTAAATTCTTCCTGATGATGATTTGCATCTGAATCATGTGAATGTCCTTCTTCACCATGCTTGTGGTCGCAATCATCGTGTTGGTGAACATCAGTTTCACTTTTTGCTTTCTTAGTAGAATTACCACAAGAGGTAAATACAAATCCACTGATGGCTAGAATAAATAGTAATTTTTTCATTTGAG
This window encodes:
- a CDS encoding efflux RND transporter periplasmic adaptor subunit, which translates into the protein MRRYIWISFCLTILLAACQSAGNSNAGHEGHDHSAGAEAHEDHATESLTLFNESTELFVEFPTMMLGHSTKFLAHLTNLESYKPYTEGKFTVSLIKGKKGVRQTIEAPARDGIFTPSIQAKEAGVYTLVFDIESKYGKERFTAKNIRVYKDHAEADANKPAEDEGITFLKEQAWKIDFATSEAQKTPFQEVIKTTGTLLPAVNMEKQIVAKSNGIVHFQSNDILAGKTIKKNTPIFILSGKELAGNNISTEYTKAKTDLTKAKSEFERTRTLREDQIVSEKEFIEAKSNFENAEVRFNSINKGYNANGLKINSPVTGFICAVYVREGQYVEKGTVLAKVDQGSKLLLKADVYQKHLKHLASIKSANFRLPYRDEIFNTEDLNGRLIAYGKDIHEEDYTTPLYFELDLTADLYAGSFVEVYLKSERTNNVLHIKKSAILEDQGLKYVFVQISGESFEKRFVNIGVSNGQEVEITSGLKAGERVVSKGAYFVKLASMAGALPAHSHEH